The following is a genomic window from Variovorax paradoxus.
GGCACCACCACCACGCCCGGGTCGTTGGTCGGCGCGCCGCGCTCGTCGATCAGGTAGCCGTCGGGCACCTTCTCGCCCTTGTTGTGCGCAACGCGCATCTTTCCCTGTGCCACGCGGCTGGTCGCAAAGTCGAGCAGAAAGGGTTCGGCCCCCGCCAGCGGAATGCCGATGCAGCAAGGGTTGGTGCCAAAGCGTCCGTCGCCGCCGCCCCATGGCGCCACAACAGGCCGCGACAGCACATTGACGAAGTGCATCGACACCAGGCCTTCGGCCGTCGCCATTTCGGCGAAGTGCCCGATGCGGCCCAGGTGGTGCGCGTTCGCGAGCGTGAAGATGCAGCTGCCCTGCTGCTTTGCACGTGCAATGCCGACCTCCATCGCCTGCACGCCCACGACCTGCCCGTAGCCATGCTGGCCGTCGAGCGCAAGCAGGGTGCCGATGTCTGCGTTGATCTTGACCGATGCATTGGGCACCAGGCCGCCTTCGGCCACTGCGTCGACGTAGCGGGGCAGCATGCCCACGCCGTGCGAGTCATGGCCGCTC
Proteins encoded in this region:
- a CDS encoding malate/lactate/ureidoglycolate dehydrogenase, which encodes MPQTLPASYLRSHCARILEAAGSTPAEAAQVAANLVLANLSGHDSHGVGMLPRYVDAVAEGGLVPNASVKINADIGTLLALDGQHGYGQVVGVQAMEVGIARAKQQGSCIFTLANAHHLGRIGHFAEMATAEGLVSMHFVNVLSRPVVAPWGGGDGRFGTNPCCIGIPLAGAEPFLLDFATSRVAQGKMRVAHNKGEKVPDGYLIDERGAPTNDPGVVVVPQSNGLFGALMTFGEHKGYGMAMACELLGGALTGGGTWHRPADTARTVLNGMLTILIDPTKLGTQESFAREATAFVDWLRQSPPGAGFDQVQIAGEPERAARVARERSGIWLDDATWGEIVAAGSKVGVAIA